A single region of the Neisseria zoodegmatis genome encodes:
- a CDS encoding AbrB family transcriptional regulator yields MNTFTKYSIGFAAALAGALAANAIGLPIPWLLGSLLATAVLSLNGLPVKAPGLCRKVGLTIIGISLGLYFTPDMVSLLLKYWPWLLFGMVFSVSLGVLGSLLLYRFARVDFVTAWFASAMGGASEMANMADQNGAQIDKVVSAHSLRVLMIVTIVPFFYQYMGYQNIDNSVLQQNTQIHWGGLILLFGLAYMFARFFEWRRWSNPWTFGPLLAAILLTVSDIHLSAMPLVISKIGQLLIGWALGNKFSPGFFKSAPRLLSVVAVSVTISLLLTALATYILAKISVIPLPTLGLGLAPGGVAEMTITAKVLQLGVPVVTAFHVSRMVAVVGSAGVLCRFMKGWVKRRIGNG; encoded by the coding sequence ATGAACACGTTCACCAAGTATTCAATCGGTTTTGCTGCTGCGCTTGCCGGCGCATTAGCCGCCAATGCCATCGGACTGCCGATTCCGTGGCTGCTGGGTTCGTTGTTGGCAACCGCCGTGTTGAGTTTGAACGGCTTACCTGTAAAAGCACCGGGGTTGTGCCGTAAAGTGGGCTTAACGATTATCGGAATTTCTTTGGGCTTATATTTCACGCCCGATATGGTCAGTTTGCTGCTCAAATATTGGCCTTGGCTGCTTTTCGGTATGGTGTTTTCCGTTAGTCTGGGTGTGCTTGGCAGTTTGCTGCTTTATCGTTTTGCCCGCGTGGATTTTGTAACTGCTTGGTTCGCTTCGGCCATGGGCGGAGCCAGTGAAATGGCGAATATGGCCGATCAGAACGGCGCACAAATCGACAAAGTCGTATCCGCGCATTCGCTGCGCGTGCTAATGATTGTGACCATCGTGCCGTTTTTTTATCAATACATGGGCTATCAAAACATTGATAACAGCGTATTGCAGCAAAACACGCAAATACATTGGGGTGGCTTGATATTGCTCTTTGGTTTGGCTTATATGTTTGCACGATTTTTCGAGTGGCGAAGATGGTCGAATCCGTGGACGTTCGGCCCTCTTTTGGCAGCAATATTGTTGACCGTTTCCGACATCCACTTATCCGCCATGCCGCTCGTGATTTCTAAAATCGGGCAATTATTGATCGGCTGGGCGTTGGGGAACAAATTTTCACCGGGCTTTTTCAAAAGCGCCCCGCGTTTATTAAGCGTAGTGGCTGTCAGCGTAACCATATCGCTGTTACTCACAGCGTTGGCAACTTATATTTTGGCAAAAATCAGTGTAATTCCCTTACCGACATTAGGCTTAGGCTTGGCGCCCGGAGGAGTTGCGGAAATGACGATTACCGCAAAAGTATTGCAACTCGGGGTGCCTGTGGTTACGGCATTTCACGTTTCCCGTATGGTGGCGGTAGTTGGTAGCGCCGGGGTTTTGTGTAGGTTTATGAAGGGATGGGTAAAGCGGAGGATTGGTAACGGATAG